Proteins co-encoded in one Nicotiana sylvestris chromosome 7, ASM39365v2, whole genome shotgun sequence genomic window:
- the LOC138873567 gene encoding uncharacterized protein — protein sequence MEIVETNGVNFSTFRLFGSAKTWWRDYCLARPAGSPALTWEQFTHLFLERFLPITQREIYQRYFERLQQGSMTVTQYETRFIDLACHVLIILPIERERVRRFIEGLIQPIRLQMAKETGSEISFQEVANVARRVDMVLSQGGGHGLDKRPCHSCRFSGASSGGRDSYGRGYPSRFFQSALQVSHDASGGRTVHHQLLSVYHRSRVFGVVIQVARGRVCVPNMDGLRELILEEAHSARHSIYPGAAKMYQDLQQHYWWRRMKKEIVAYVARCLNCQQVMYEHQRPGGLLQKIEILEWKWEHVTMDLIVGFPRTQR from the exons atggagatagtggagaccaatggggtcaacttttCTACTTTCcgcttgtttggatccgccaagacttggtggagagattactgtttggctagaccagctggatcaccagctttgacttgggagcagtttactcaccTATTTCTGGAGaggtttctccctatcactcagagagagatctatcagaggtattttgagcgtctccaacagggttctatgaccgttactcagtatgagaccagattcatcgacttagcATGTCATgttcttatcatacttcccatcgagagagagagggtgaggaggttcattgagggacttattcagccgattcgacttcagatggctaaggagacagggagtgagatttcttttcaggaggtggccaatgtggcaAGGAGAGTTGATATGGTTCTGTCGCAGGGGGGTGGTCACGGGTTGGACAAGAGACCTTGTCATTCatgcagattcagtggtgcctcgtctggaggcagggattcttatggtagaggctatCCTTCTAGGttttttcagtcagcacttcaggtttcccACGACGCTTCAGGTGGCCGTACagtgcaccatcagctcctatcGGTGTACCaccgctctagagttttcggggtggttattcaggtcgccagg ggtcgagtttgtgtgcctaatatggatggacttcgagagttgattttagaggaggcccatagtgcTCGACACTCTATTTatccgggtgccgctaagatgtatcaagatttgcagcaacattattggtggcggaggatgaagaaggaaattgttgcttatgtggctcggtgtttgaactgtcagcaggttatgtacgagcatcagaggcccggtgggtTGTtacagaagattgagattcttgagtggaagtgggagcatgtTACTATGGACTTAATTGTTGGattcccacggactcagaggtaG